The following proteins are encoded in a genomic region of Puniceicoccus vermicola:
- a CDS encoding IS5 family transposase: KINNLYRTEVGSHRGRPVGNLDATLNGIWWILCTGSIWNQLPERYGKWNSVWRCFRRWCGSGMWGWILQNLTEQHSDYEIALMLDGSHIKAHQDASRSPLDSEQQKLGKTKGGRNTKLSAVVNLAGRAVSLVLVPGNEHDSVSAIETLPKNLKAKFVLADKAYDANRIRSHIESAGGFCVIPPKANRKETISYDKEIGRLRRIVENFFCRIKSYRRVATRYEQLPKTFLGFVTLSAIVDWIKFEFVHAA, encoded by the coding sequence AAAAAATTAACAACCTATATCGCACTGAGGTAGGAAGCCACCGAGGGCGTCCGGTTGGAAACCTTGACGCTACGCTCAATGGGATTTGGTGGATATTGTGCACGGGCTCGATTTGGAATCAGTTGCCTGAACGTTATGGAAAATGGAACAGTGTTTGGCGGTGTTTTCGCCGCTGGTGTGGTTCAGGCATGTGGGGATGGATTCTGCAGAATCTTACGGAACAGCACTCTGACTACGAAATCGCCTTGATGCTGGACGGCTCCCATATCAAGGCTCATCAGGACGCTTCCCGGAGTCCCTTAGATTCTGAACAACAAAAACTTGGAAAAACCAAAGGTGGCAGAAATACAAAACTCTCTGCTGTGGTAAATCTTGCCGGAAGAGCCGTTTCCCTTGTCTTGGTTCCCGGCAATGAACACGACAGTGTCAGTGCCATCGAAACCCTTCCCAAGAACTTGAAAGCCAAGTTCGTTCTCGCCGACAAGGCCTATGATGCCAACCGCATCAGAAGTCATATTGAATCGGCGGGAGGGTTCTGCGTCATCCCTCCTAAAGCGAATCGAAAAGAGACGATCTCTTACGACAAGGAAATCGGTAGGCTTCGAAGAATCGTCGAAAACTTCTTCTGCAGAATAAAATCATACAGAAGAGTCGCTACACGATACGAGCAACTCCCCAAAACCTTCCTCGGATTCGTAACTCTCTCTGCAATAGTAGATTGGATTAAATTTGAATTTGTCCACGCGGCCTAG
- a CDS encoding arylsulfatase, whose amino-acid sequence MTKPSSPNIVFIHVDQWRADCLSIEGHPVVHTPTLDLLALQGVLFSHAYASCPTCVPSRASLMTGLTPEHHGRVSYQDGVPWNYPITLPGEFTKCGYQTKAIGKLHTFPERNQLGFESVELHDGYLHFARKRHGQPIENDDYLAWLREETGRANADYFEHGVNCNSIVARPWPMEEYLHPTNWVTSRSLDFLDTRDTSRPFFLYMSYHRPHPPYDPPGWALDQYLQAPMPDPVVGDWVDLYEPYDQSHSPEAFRAKYRPDILQRARAGYYGHLTHIDHQINRFLEILQEYDLAENTWIVFTSDHGEMLGDHHLYRKGYPYEASARVPLIVKPPQSVEYPKGSVCETVVEMMDFLPTLLDCAGLPAPDQIDGRSFLNHVVGKSQASLRPYLHGEHTLFGYSLQWLTDGREKYVWHSGTGREQLFDLSDDPNEVKDLSLNASPLAVERLAVWRQRMVDTLRHREEGFVSADGALLPGRPVSPILQHLRNA is encoded by the coding sequence ATGACAAAACCATCATCTCCCAATATCGTCTTTATTCACGTCGATCAGTGGCGCGCTGATTGTCTTTCGATTGAAGGACATCCCGTTGTGCATACACCTACACTGGATCTGCTTGCGCTGCAGGGTGTGCTCTTTTCACATGCCTATGCTTCCTGTCCGACCTGTGTGCCTTCAAGGGCATCCCTGATGACCGGGCTGACACCGGAACATCATGGCCGTGTCAGCTATCAGGATGGTGTGCCGTGGAATTATCCCATCACGCTACCGGGTGAATTCACGAAGTGTGGCTATCAGACCAAGGCGATTGGCAAATTACACACCTTTCCTGAACGTAACCAGTTGGGGTTCGAGTCGGTTGAACTACATGATGGCTATTTGCATTTCGCGCGTAAACGCCATGGTCAGCCAATTGAAAACGATGACTACCTGGCATGGTTGCGAGAAGAGACTGGACGGGCGAATGCCGATTATTTCGAGCATGGAGTGAATTGTAATTCAATCGTCGCCCGACCATGGCCGATGGAGGAATACTTGCATCCGACGAATTGGGTAACTTCGCGTAGCCTCGATTTTTTGGATACGCGCGACACATCCCGTCCTTTCTTCCTCTACATGTCTTACCATCGACCACATCCGCCTTATGACCCCCCTGGATGGGCCTTGGACCAGTATCTACAAGCTCCGATGCCTGATCCGGTTGTCGGTGATTGGGTGGATCTATATGAGCCATACGACCAGTCTCACAGTCCCGAAGCTTTCCGGGCAAAATATCGCCCTGATATCCTGCAACGTGCCCGCGCAGGCTATTACGGACATCTGACTCATATCGATCATCAGATTAATCGTTTCCTTGAAATTCTTCAGGAGTATGATCTGGCGGAGAATACATGGATCGTCTTTACCTCGGACCATGGCGAGATGTTAGGGGATCACCATCTCTACCGCAAAGGCTATCCTTACGAAGCATCGGCTCGGGTGCCTTTAATTGTGAAACCGCCTCAGTCGGTCGAATATCCCAAAGGCAGTGTTTGTGAAACGGTCGTTGAAATGATGGATTTTCTCCCGACTTTACTGGACTGCGCGGGTTTGCCCGCGCCGGATCAGATTGATGGCCGCAGCTTTTTGAATCATGTGGTCGGCAAGTCTCAAGCGTCCCTACGACCATACTTGCACGGTGAGCATACACTCTTTGGCTATTCGCTGCAGTGGTTGACGGATGGGCGCGAAAAATATGTTTGGCACAGTGGGACCGGTCGTGAGCAGTTGTTTGATCTCTCAGACGACCCGAATGAAGTGAAGGATCTCTCTTTGAATGCAAGCCCGCTGGCGGTTGAAAGACTCGCTGTATGGAGACAGCGGATGGTGGATACACTTCGACATCGGGAAGAGGGGTTTGTCAGTGCCGATGGAGCGCTTCTGCCGGGTCGACCTGTTTCACCGATCCTACAACATCTGCGAAACGCATAG